In Microthrixaceae bacterium, the sequence CCGCGACCTGCACGATGGCGTGCTGCAGACCCTGGCCGTCATTCAGCGACGAAGCGACGACGACCAACTCGTCGCGTTGGCCCGGGAACAGGACCGCGAACTGCGTGCATTCATCGGCGACACCACGACCACGACACCGTTGCCGACCAATCTCGTCGCAGATCTGCAACGCGCCGCGGCTCGTGTTTCCGGGCGCGAACTCATCGAAGTGAATGTCGTGGTGATCGATGCCCCCGACGGACCCGACCCACGTCACGAGGCACTCGTCGCTGCGGTCGGCGAGGCGCTCACCAACGCTGCCAAACACGGCCGCGCAACGGTCGTGACCGTGTGTGTCGACGCCGACGAGGACACGCTGACCGTGACGATCAACGATGACGGGGTCGGGTTCGACCCCGTCACCACCACCGAAGGGGTCGGACTGACGCGTTCGATTCGCGGCCGACTCAACGACGTCGGGGGCACCGCGACGGTGCGGTCCCGGCCCGGACACGGCACCGAGGTCGAGCTGCGCGTTCCGACATCGGCGGCGCCGCGCTCCGCCCGAGAGGAGACCAGATGACCGACCGGTTGACCCGATCGCTTCGCATCGTCATCGCCGACGACCACGAGATCTGGTTGTCGGGCCTGCGAGCCGACCTCGGGCAGTACTTCACCGTGGTCGCCGCGGCCAACGACGCCACCGAGGCCATCGAGGCCATCCGACGAGAACGACCCGACCTCGCGCTCGTCGACCTGCACATGGGCGGTGGGGGCGGCCTCGCGGTCGTGCGGGCCTGCGCCGCGGAGGTCCCCATCGTCATCCTCACCGTGTCGGAGGCCGAGCGCGACCTGCTCGACGCCGTCGCTGCCGGAGCGGTCGGGTTCCTCACCAAGTCGACACGGTCCGAGGACCTGCGCATCGCACTGCATCGCGCCGTCGACGGCGAACCGGTGTTCTCGCCCCAGCTCGCCGCACTGGTCCTCGGAGAGTTCCGACGCCTTGCAACGTCATCGCCGCCCGAGCAGGCGCTGTCGCCGCGCGAACGCGAGATCGTCGGGCTGGTGGCACGGGGGCACCCCTACCGCACCATCGCGGAGGAGCTTTTCATCTCTCCCAAGACCGTCGAGAACCACGTGCGCAACATCATGGCGAAGCTGCACCTGTCCCGACGCCACGAACTCATCCGCTGGGCGGTCGACCGCGGGATCGAATAGCACGACCCTTACGCGCCTACGGTACGACCCTCACGCGTCTACGGCGCAGTGCTCACGAGACTACGGCGCAGTATTCATGCGCCTACGGCACAGTATTCATGCGCCTACGGCACAGTATTCATGCGCCTACGGCGAAGCGCGCCCCGGTGACCTGATGGAAGACCCGCTGGGACAGCTCGTTGGTGAGGCGCAGCACCCGTTCGGTCTGGCTGGCGCCGAACGCGTGCAGGTTCGCCGCCGGGGTGATGATCGAACGTTCGCGAAGCTGGAGCGGGTCGAGCCCCGCCATTGCCAGCTCGGCCCAGATCTCCGACAGCCGCCGCCACAGACGATCTGAGTTCGGCCCCAACGGCTCGTCGACCGGCACCGCACCCCATGCGATGAACCCGCCCTCGTCGAAGAACCGCTGCAGATCGGCGGCGGCCGAGTCGAGGCGTGCACTGATCGGTGCGCCGAGCACCCGGATGCCGGTCCGTACGAGCAGCCCCCAGTCGGCGCGGCCACTGACCTGAATGCCGACGAACGCCCGCTCGGCGATCGCCTCCACGACGCCGCCGACGAGACGGTCGATCGCCGCGGGCGACATCGGAAACGTCGGGTGCATCGAGTTCGACAGGCCCGGCTCTTCGAAGAACAACATGACCGGAGCGTCGGGCAGGACCTGCGCCGCCATGTCGAGGATCACCCCGGCCCATTCTTCGACGTAGTCGCGAGCCAGCCGACTGGCCTCGTCCCCACTCACCCCCGCCCCGAGGAGTCGCAGGCCAACCGTCACCGGACCGGTGAGCGACATGACCACCGGGTCGACCCGTCCGCGCAGGCTCTCCAGAAATGCCCGTGCACCCGCCAGCGAATCGGCATCGCGATCGCTGACGTAACCGGCGGTACCGGCAAGCAGTTCCGCGGCTTCAGCTTCGAGGACAACGGTGGGTGCTGCGGGAAGATCGGGAACGAACTGCGTCACCATCGCCGCCGCGTCGCGGGCGCTCAGCTGCGGCAGTGCGCCGATGACCGTGGCCAATCCGGCGGGTAGCGACATCTGCAGCGGACCAACCCCCATCCGTCCTGCTTAGCGATGCCGCCGGATTCTTTGCAAGTCTGTGGCAATGCGATCCCACCCCATCGTCTGGCTCCTGCGCGTCGCGTGGCTGGTTCTCCCCCTCACCCTCGGCACCGTGATCGAAGACGCACTCGATGGCCGCTCCACCCCCGTCGTCGTGGTCACCGCAGTGCTGTCGTGGACGCTGTGGGCCCTCGGTTTGGGAGCGGCGCTGGTCACGGTGCCCGCAGCGCATGCGGTCCTGCGCTGGGTCGTCCCCATCGCCCTGGTGGCGGGCATCACATCGATGCTGATGAACCGTCCCGACACGGGGGAACGGGCCGCCGCGAACGCCTTCGGGGTGATCGGCCTGATCGCCGCCCTCGTCGCCACCGCGTGCGCGTTCGCCGGTGTGCTGGCCAACGAGTACGCAAACGGCGCTGCCTACGGCGACGAACGGCGCTTCGCCCTTCGCATCCCCGCAGGATTCCTCCTCGGGCCCATTCCCGTGTTCTGGGCGGCGACCGCCGGAGGGCTCGTCGGCGGTCCGATCCTGTTGGCGGCGCAGGCGTGGCTCCCCGGAACGTTGACGTTGATCGTCGGCCTCGTGGCCGCCCCCGTGGCAGCTCGAAGCTTCCTCGGGCTGTCTCGGCGATGGCTGGTGTTCGTGCCGGCGGGGGTCACCCTGGTCGACCACCTCGCGCTGAGCGACCCCGTGTTGTTCTCCAAAGCCCGCATCACCCGGTTCGGACCGGCCTTCACCGACACCGTGGCCAAGGACCTCACCAGCAACGCTGCGGGCCTAGTGATCGAGCTTGCATTCGACCAGCCGCTCGACATCTCCGTGCGCATCGGGCGAGATCAGGCCGAGGTCGAACTCGTGCGGGCGGTGTTGATCACCCCGGTGCGCCCGGGCGCCGTGATGCAAGAGGCCGCACGCCGGGGTCTGCCCACCTCCGCGCAGGGATGACGACTCAGTGATGACGACGCAGAAATGACGGCTCAGCGGGCGACGACGCCGCCGGCGATCACCTCGGCGCCGTCGTAGAGCACCACGCTCTGTCCGGGAGCGACGCGTCGCTGCGGCTCGTTCCAGCCGATGGTCAGCGACGCCGCCGGCCCCGATGCGGCGACCACGGCGGGCGCCTCACGGCCGTGCGCCGAGCACTGGACCCCAACCGCCCGGCCGACGAGCGCGTCGCCGGCTGACGACGCATCGGCGTACACGACCTCCGCGAGTTCGACCCGATCGCTCAACAGGTCCTCAAGCCCGCCGACGGTCACGACCTGGGCCGCGGTGTCGACGTCGAGGACGTAGCGCCGACCCCCGGGTCCGCCGACGTCGAGCCCCCGCCGTTGACCGATGGTCACGAGTTCGATGCTGTCGAGTTCCCCCACGCGCTGACCGGAGGTGTCCACGACCGTGGCCGATCGCATCGGAATCCGCTCGCCGAGAAACACGCTGCGCCCGCCGGTCGACTTGGCGATGAAACACACGTCCTGGCTGTCGGGCTTGGCCGCGGTGCGCAGGCCCAGTTCCTCGGCGAGCGCCCGAACCTGAGGCTTGGTCATCTCGCCGAGGGGAAAGATCGTGCGGGCGAGCGCCGAGCCGACCAGCGGGTACAGCACATAGCTTTGATCCTTGCGATCGTCGGCACCGCGGGCGATGCGAAAGTGGTCGCCCCGCTGGACCCGGCGGGCGTGATGCCCGGTGGCCACGAGGTCGAACCCCAGGGCATCGGCGCGACGCAACAGCTTGTCGAACTTGATGTGACGGTTGCACTCCACACACGGATTGGGAGTGCGGCCGGCAACGTGGTCGGCCACGTACGGTTCGACGACGAACTCGTCGAACTCGTCGCCGAAATTGAAGACGTGGTGGTCGATTCCGAGCTGCTGGGCGACCCGTCGTGCGTCGTCGACATCGGAGACCGAACAGCACCCCGAGTCGCTCTGCCCGCCCCAGAGCTTCATCGTGACCCCGACGACCTCGTGGCCGGCGCGCTGCAACAGCGCTGCGGCGACCGAACTGTCGACGCCGCCGGACATGGCAACCAGGATTCGCGAGGGATTCGAAGCGCTCACCGCCCCATTGTCGCGCCTCGAGGCTCGCCGGCCGCGATCGGCCGCCGATGGGATCGATGGAGATGGGATCAATGGCGATGCGAGCGGAGTCGGCGCACCGAGTCGATCACCGCGTCCGCGGCGAGGTCGACCTCGGAGTCGGTCGTGGTGTGACCGAGGGACAACCTCAGCGATCCCCGTGCCGAGTCGCGTCCGATCCCCATCGCCTCGAGCACATGGGAGGGATGCTGCGCGCCCGACGCGCACGCGGAGGCGGCCGAGGCGGCCACACCGGCGGCGTCGAGCAGGAACAGCAACGCCTCGGACTCGACGCCGTCGAAACAGAAGTGGGCGAACCCCGCCGCGAGGTGAGCGGGATCGATGCGAGCCCCGGTCCACGACACCCCCGCGCCGTCCCCGGCCGCTTCCCCCGCGCCATCCCCAGCCGCTTCCCCGCCGGCCGCACCGAGCCCTGCCACGACGCGTTCGACCAGTCGGTCGCGCAGCGCCCTCAGACGTTCGACCTCGGCGTCGCGCTGCGCGTCGGCCTCTGCGGCGGCGGCCGCCATCGCCGCGATCCCCGCCACGTTGTGGGTGCCGCTGCGCCACTCTCGCTCCTGGCCTCCCCCGATGTGTTGGGCCACCAGCGACGTGCCGCGACGGACCACGAGTGCTCCGACCCCCTGGGGCCCACCGAACTTGTGCGCCGAGACGCTGAGCAGGTCGATGCTGCGGCCGATCTCGCGCAGGTCCAACCACATGAGACCCTGCACCGCGTCGGTGTGAACGGCGGCGCCGGGCGCCAGGCGACGGACGATCTCCATCGCCTCACCTACCGGTTGGAGCGCGCCGACCTCGTTGTTCACCGCCATGATGCTCACCAGCGACACCCGCTCACCCGCGCGACTCGCCTCGGTGAGGCGCGCCTCGAGCGCGTCGAGGTCCAGGCGGCCGTCCGCGCTCACCGCGAGGGTCTGCCCGCCGACCCGCCGCACCGCCTCGAGCACCGCGGGATGCTCGACCGCCGAACACAACGCCAGTCCGGGCACCGCGGCGACGCGGCCGAACACGGCGAGGTTGTCCGATTCGGTTCCCCCGGAGGTGAACACGACATCGCCCGGGTCGGCCCCGAGCACCCCGGCGAGCAGCTCGCGGGCGTCGTCGACCGCGGCGCGGGCCCGGCGGGCGGCGCGATGGGTTCCCGAAGCGTTGGCCGCTGCGATCCCGTCCGGGTCCGACATGAGGCGTGAGGCGACACTGCGCATCGGCGTCGATGCCGCATGATCGAGATAGACCTCCGGGGCGTTCACCTTGCAGAGGTTAGGACCCGGCGACCGCGTCCCCGGCACCCCGACGTTGCCGTGGCATCTGTCAGACTGACGCCGTGGATGTAACTCACGACGCTGCCATGTCGCCGCCGGATCCGACCCGTTACGGCAGGAGCTTCGCGGACGTCTACGACGACTGGTACCACGAGTTGCCCACCGACGACCTCGTTGGTTTCATCCGGTCACGGGTGCCGGCGCCGGCGGCGGTGCTCGAACTCGGGGTTGGAACCGGACGCGTCGCGCTCGCGCTGGCGAGCGCCGGCTATGAGGTCACCGGCATGGACTCGTCGGAGCAGATGCTCGAACGGCTCGCGCTCAACGATCCGCAAGGTCGCGTACGCCCCCTCCTCGCGGATGCCGCCGACCCCAACGCCCACCCCCGAGCCGATGTGGTCGTCGCCGCGCTCAACATGATCTTCAACCTCACGACCAGGGTCGCTCAGACCAACTGCCTTCGAGGGTGCGCCAAAGCGATCGGCTCCGACGGAATCCTCGTCACCGAGACCATCGTGGCGGCGAGGCTCACCGAACGGCGCACCGAGTTGGTCACCCGTTCGGTCGAACCCGGGCGCGTCGTCCTCATCGCCACCGACGCCCGGCCCGAGACGCGCCCCGGCGCAGGAGCCGCTGGGGAGGCGGACCTCGGCGCAGCGCTCGTGCACGGCAGCCACCTCGAGTTCACCGACGGCGGGGTCGCGCTTCGCCCCTGGACGGTACGCACCATCAGCCCCGCGCATCTCGACGAACTGGCCACGACCGCCGGCCTCGAACTCGTCGAACGATTCGAAGATTTCGCCGAGAACCCCTTCGACGACGGGTCCCGCTCACAGGTGTCGGTGTATCGCCGTGCCCGCTGACCGCTTCACCGTCTCCCAACTCGTCCGCGCCCCCGCCGATGTGGTCTGGGACGACCTCGCGCACATCGATCGCCACGTCGACTGGATGTACGACGCCGCCGACATCACCTTCCACGGCGAACAGCGACGCGGCGTCGGCACCACCTTCGACTGCCTCACCGTCGTGGGTCCGCTGCGCACCGTCGACCGCATGGAGATCACCTCCTGGGTCGAGGGCGCGCAGATCGGGGTTCGCCACGTCGGCCTCGTCACCGGCGAAGGGGTCATCAGCGTCATCGACGCCGGCCCGTCACATTGCGTCGTGAGCTGGACCGAGCGCCTCCGGTTTCCGTGGTTCGTCGGCGGCCCGGTCGCAACGTTCGCGGCCCGCCCCGTCATGGTCGCCATCTGGCGATCGTCGCTGCGGAAGCTCGCGGCCCGATGGCCCAGTGCGCTACCCGACGGCGAGCAGTAGCGACGCCACGAAACACACCGCGCCCAACGCTGCCATCGAGCCGAGCACCGCCCAGTCGTTGCCCACCCGTTGTTGACGCGCTCGGCGATCGCGAGCCTGATCGGGGTTCACCCCGAACAGCATCGCACCGCATGCGGCGCCGGCGAGCAGACCGCCGACGTGACCACCGATGGAGATCCCCGGCACCGTGAAGGTGATGAACAGGTTCAACAGAATCGTGCTGCCGATGCCGCTGGCCATCGGGCTGATCCCGCGGCTCAGGCTCAGCACCGCGAAGGCCCCGAAAATGCCGAAGATCGCGCCCGAAGCCCCGACCGTCGGAGCCGCGTCGGACAGAAGCATCACGCCGAGCGATCCGCCGATCAACGACACGGCATAGATCAACCCGTAGCGAAGCGGCCCGACCACCTTTTCGAGAAACGTCCCGATCGAGTACAGCGCAAACATGTTGAACGCGAGGTGCATCAGGTTCGCATGCAGGAACCCGCTCATCACGAGGCGCCACCACTGCCCGCGAGCGACGAACGGTTCGTACAGCACCCACTCCTGTGACAATGCGCGGGAGTTCACCCCGATGCCGGCCCGGTCGATGAAGAAGATCGCAATGTTGACCGCGACGAGCGTCAAGGTCAGATACGAGGTCGGGGTGAGGTCGCGGGCGCTGATGGTCCGAGACCCGGCCGCACCTGCTTTCGCACAGTCCGGGCAGTGAAACCCGACCGACGCACTCACCATGCACGACGGGCAGATCGGACGGTTGCAGCGCTGACACGACACCCCGGCCCGGCGGTCGTGATGTCGATAACACACCCGATCGGTCGCCGGGACTCCTCCGCCGAATCCAGCAGATGACGGCGGTCCGGGGGGAAACGGCGGAGGCGACGACATCGTCACAGCCTACCGATCGTGCGTGCCCGGAATTGGGCGGTGCATCAGGGTCACCAACGCAACCGGATCGGGGTGTCGATGAGGCCGTCGACCGACTCGAGCGGCAACGAGACCAGCTGATGGCCACGCAGCGTCGACACGACCAGATCCCGGATCGACAACTCGAGCTCGAACAACGTCAGCAGCGCGTCCCGGGCGATTCGTTCCACCGGCAACAGGCGGTGCACCGCGTCGTTGGAGGTGTAACCGGCGATCAGCGCGTCGGCGGCGCGCTCCTCCCAGGCGTCAGCGAGGACCCGCACCTCGCGACGGTCCGCCTCGAGTTCGAGCGCCGCCGGGGTTCCCGGCTCCGGTTGCTCATCAGGGTTGATCGCTGCGAGCGCGTCCGCAGCAGCGGATCGCGCCACGGTGCTGCATCCGTGCAACAGCCCGGCCAAATCAACCAGCGGCGACAGCGGCCGCGACTCGAGTTCGAGGTCGGATTGCGCCCGGCATCCGAAGCGGTGAACCAACCACCCGGAGCGGATCCGTTCGACATTGCTCAGATCGAGGTTGTTGTGCACCCGGATGAACCCGCCGAGGTCATCCGCGTACACCAACCGCGACAGCGAATGCTCCAACACATCCGCCGCCTCGTCCGACAGCTGACGAGGAAGCCGCTCGACCAGCACGTCCAACAATGCCTCGCCATCGCCGACGGTGACCCCGTACTGCTCGGCCAACTCGACGTGCATGTCGGCCAGATTGCGACCCAACAACGCGAACGAATCCATCACGTCGAGCGGGTTCTCACGGGGCTGACATCGGCGACGCAGCAACTCCCGCGCCGATGCCTGTGCGATCGAAACGCCGAGATCACCGCGTTTGGAGCGACGCCGAAGGTTCGCCAGATCCGTGTCGCCGCGCCGCCACACCGCCGCGGGCGGACAGGTCACCGACAGCCCAGCGGCGGCCAAGGCACCGGCCAGATCGACGTCGGGGTGCTTGCCGAGCTGCACCCGCCGATACAGGGTCAGATCGAAACGCGATCCGAGTTCGATGTTGGTAACCCAGGGTCGTTCGAAGATCCGGGTCGGCACCTCATCGGTCATCGTGTCGCTCAACCGCTCCACCACCGCACGCGCAGCGACGGGGTCGAGCAACGCGTCGTAGGCCATCAACGGGGTTCCGCCGGTCGGCACCTCGCCGATGACACCGCGGTCGGGCACCGACGCCGGAACCGATGCTGCAAGCGCCACAAACATGTGCACCAGCGACGGCGCGGCGTCGATGACCACCTCGACCGGGACCCACAACACGATCGGCCAGCTGCGGCGCAGCGCTTCGGTCCGCACGACGGTGAGTTCGTCGATCTCGTTGAGACGCGCGTCGAACCAGGCCTGCGAAGGCAACCATTCGCGCAGATGTGCGCCGAGTGTGGGGATGAGTTCAGAGGTGTCGAGGCTCACAGCTATCGCTCGAGCGTAATCTCGACGAGCCCCGAGGTGAGGGGAACCGATTCCGAACGGGTCCACACCCCGTTCAATTTGGCGTAGCCGAGGCTGTAGGGCGTGAGTTGGCCGATGAAACTGAACGACTCGTCAAAGCCGGAGTCGATAACGCGGATGACCCCGGACACGAAGTTGCTGCCGGTCGCCCGAACCACGTCGAGTTCGAACCGCCGGGCGGCATCGGCCTCGTCGATCACGACGATGTGGCTTCCTTCGCCCTCGTTCACCTCGAGTTCTTCGGCGAGCGACTTCTCGGCGGCCTGCATCTTGCCGGAGTATTCGATCGCACCGGTGATCTCGATGCCGACATGGACACTGCGCAGCAGGGCGCGGTGCTCGCGCACGACGTTGCCCGCCACCGCCCGCTGGGTGACGGTGCCGTCGGCCACGCTCACATCGAGGTACGGTCCGCCGCAACTCACCTCGGTGCCGACATCCTGGCAGAGCGGATGGCTGACGATCTCCGAGTCGAGGCTCCACGAGAAGGTCCCCGCCGCAAAGGTTGCACCACGCACATCGGAGGTGAGCATCGTCGGATCGGTTCCGTCGGAGTTGAGCCTCCACATCTGCGAACAATCAGGACCGGCCCCGAACACGAGGTAGCGACCATCGGGCGACATGGACGGCGCACACACCCGCTCGTTGTCGAACACCAGGTCGGACTTGGTCGGGTCGCGAAGCGACATGCGAACGAGCTGCTCGACCCCGCGAACCGACCGGGACACCGCGAACACGTAGCGCCCGTCGGGGCTGAACATCACATCGTCGAGCTGGAACGGGCTCGACAACAGGTCCTGACCGCCGGGCACGACCAACGCCGCGGTGTAGGGCGCACCGGTATCGGGGTCGACTGAATCGAGATACACCACCGGGTCGAGCGGCGACACGACCTGCGAGCGGGTGCGTCGGTTGACCGGATCTCCGAAGGCGATGTTGATCGGTTCGCCCGAACCGTCCCCGGCGATGAGGGTGGCGCCACCGGATGCGGTCTCATCGCCGGTCGCCCACGAAATGGCGCGGGACTCGACCCTGCCGGGCGTTGGTTCGGCGAGGTAGATCACGAACGTGCCGGTCGCATCCCAGCCCAGGATCCGATCCGATGCATCGGCGGGAACGACGGCATCGGTGGCGAGCACCGTGGGGGCGGCCCCGTTGATCGGGGCGACGACCAGTGCGCCGTCGCGGCGTACGTAGGTGATGGCGTCGCTGCCTGGCTGACGCCACGCCAACGGGGCCAACCCCTCGCCGTTCGTCGCCGCGTCGCCGCCGATCTTGACCGGTTCGGTGCCGTCGCTGTTCGCCACCATCACGTCCCCGGCCGAGGTGGCGTAGGCGATCTTGCCCGGTCCGCCGCCGTCATCGGTGCGCGGCGGCTCCTCAGGGGCGGCGACCGTGGTCGTCGGCCGCGGGGCCGTGCGCGCCGGCTCGCCGTTCGTTGCGACGACAGCGATGATGACCCCGACGAGCGCGACAACTCCGGCGAGGACGGCGACGATGACCGGTCCGCGCCGACGCGATCTCGTTGGGCTCGTCGCGGTGGAGACGTCGCTCCCCGGCAGTTCGGACATGGCCATCAGTATGGGTGGTCGAACGCGACGGGTGCCATCAAGCGTTTCGGTCGATCTCGCCGAAGTCGGCGTGCCCCGGCCCTGTCGCTAGGAACGACGTCACGCCGACGGCGGCATCGGGGGTGGCGAACACCTCGACGAACGCGTCCTGTTCCAACTCGAGGCCCGCCTCCAGGGTCCCGTCGAGGCCGGTGTCGATCGCCCGCTTGGCGATCGCCAGCGCGTTTGGCGCCCCGGCGGCGAGTTGCCCCGCCAACTCGCGGGTGCGCCCAGCGAGCTCCTCGGGTTCGACGACCTCGTTGGCCAGGCCGATTCGGTATGCCTCGGCCGCGTCGACCTGTCGCCCCGTGAACACCAGGTCCTTGGCGATCGAGGGTCCGACCAGACGGGCCAGCCGCTGGGTTCCCCCTCCACCGGGGATGATCCCCAGGAGGATCTCGGGCTGGCCGAACCGCGCCCTGGTCGACGCGATGCGAAAGTCGCACGCCAGCGCCAGTTCACAACCGCCGCCGAGCGCGAACCCGGAGATCTCGGCGATCGTCGGTTGGGGCAGGGCCGCGATCGCATTCAAGGCCGCCAGGAACGCCCCTCCGATCTCGCGGACCCGCTCGGGGCCGGCGACCGAGGTCTGCGACGCGTCGTCGTCTTGCACGAACTGGGTGATGTCGGCGCCGGCGGCGAACAGCTTCGGGCCACCGGTCACGATCACCGCCCTGGCGCCTGACGATGCGATCGTCGCAGCATGGGCCTTGAGTTCTTCGAGGACCTCGACCGACAAGGCGTTCACCTTGCCGTGTTGGAGGGTGATGGTGGCGATGGCGTCGGAGTCGATCGACAGCGCGACGAGTGGTGAGGTGGGGTCAGGCACGGGCCAAAACCTAGCGTTCAGGCCGGCCCCAACATGGAGTCGGCCGCGGTCCACGGGTCGAGGCGTCGAGCGAGCACCTCCTCGCGCACCGCGTCGAAGGCTGGCCCCGACCCCAGCGACGCCGCACGCTGTGCGAGCTGAGCCGCGACGATCCCCCGCAGTTCGGTCGCGGTTCTCCCCCGACGGCGACGCTCGCCCTCACCGGAGCGCTCCAGGTGGCGGCGATGCGCCCAGATGGCATCCCACAGCTCCCCCACCCCCGCCGCCGACGTGGAAACGGTGGACACCACCGGCGGGCGCCAGCCGTCCTCGGGCCGCAGATTCAGCATCTGTTCGACGTCGGAAACCGTCTCGGTCGCTCCGGCCCGATCGGCCTTGTTCACCACGAAGACATCCGCGATCTCCATGAGCCCCGCCTTGTTGGCCTGGATCGCGTCGCCCCAACCCGGATTGAGGACCACCACGCACGTGTCCGCCGACGCGACGATTTCCACCTCGACCTGTCCCACGCCCACGGTTTCGACCACCACGACCGGGAATCCGACCGCGTCGAGCACCCGTATCGCCGAAGGGGTCGCCAGCGCCAACCCACCGAGGTGGCCTCGGGTGGCCATCGAACGGATGTAGATCCCCTCGTCGAGGGTCTGATCGCCCATGCGGATGCGATCGCCGAGGATCGCGCCACCGCTGAACGGGGACGACGGGTCGATCGCCAACACCGCAAGGCGTTCGAGGTCGGACTCGGTGCGAGCGTGGGTGCACAACGCGTTCGTCAGCGTCGACTTTCCCGAACCCGGCGCTCCGGTGATTCCCACCGTGTAGGCGGTGCCACCGAGTGGGTGAGCGAGCCGGCCGACCGTGCGGGCATCGGGTCCGCCGCGCTCTACCAACGACAGCAGGCGAGCGATCGCCGCACGGCGCCCACCCCGAGCCTCGTCGAGGAGCGCGGCGATACGTTGCTGCTGTGCGGCCGATGCCGCGTCGTCGCCCACGGAACCGATTACAACGACACGATCGTGCCGGTCTCGACCGTTTCCTCGCCGAGTTGACGCACCTCGGTCACACCGGGGACACGATCTTTCATGATTCGCTCGATTCCGGCCTTGAGGGTCACCGTGGATGCCGGACAACTCACACACGCACCCGTCAGCTCGACCGTCACGACGCCCGCGCCCTCGTCGACCTCGATGAGGTTGACGTCGCCCCCATCGGCCTGGATGGCGGGCCGGACGATCTCGATGACCTCAAGCACCTTGTCTCGCACGTCAAACTCCTGACTCGGACCTCGGCGCTCCAGCGTAGGCCCCGACCGTTCATGGTTCCCAACGCCGGGCCGACAACGGCTATTCCGTCGCCACCACCGAGGCTCCGAGTGCACGCAGTTTGGCCGCCATGTCGACATAGCCACGGTCGATGTGATGGGCGTCGTGGATCACGGTTTCACCCTCCGCCCCAAACGCCGCGACCACCAACGCCGCTCCGGCGCGGATGTCGAAGGCACGCACCGGCGCACCCGAAAGTCGCTCGACCCCACGAACCGCCATGTGATGGCCCTCGACACGGATGTCGGCACCCATGCGTTGCAGCTCGCCGATATAGCGGAATCGGCCCTGATAGAGGTTCTCGGTGGCAAAGCTCGTGCCATCCGCGATCGACATGAGCGCGACCAGCATCGGCAACACGTCGGTGGCGATTCCCGGATAGGGCAGCGTCGCGACATCCGCGTGTTTGGGACGTCCGCTCGCCAGCGCCCAGATACCGGCCGCATCGGGCGAAATCCGCATCCCCATCTCACCGAGCTTGGCGATCAGCAACGACATGTCGCCGTGGCGCGCCCCGCGCAGCAACAACTCCCCGCCCGCGGCCCCGAGAATCGCCAGGTAGGTCGCGGCCTCGATGCGATCGGGCACGACGAC encodes:
- a CDS encoding response regulator transcription factor; the protein is MTDRLTRSLRIVIADDHEIWLSGLRADLGQYFTVVAAANDATEAIEAIRRERPDLALVDLHMGGGGGLAVVRACAAEVPIVILTVSEAERDLLDAVAAGAVGFLTKSTRSEDLRIALHRAVDGEPVFSPQLAALVLGEFRRLATSSPPEQALSPREREIVGLVARGHPYRTIAEELFISPKTVENHVRNIMAKLHLSRRHELIRWAVDRGIE
- the mnmA gene encoding tRNA 2-thiouridine(34) synthase MnmA; this encodes MSASNPSRILVAMSGGVDSSVAAALLQRAGHEVVGVTMKLWGGQSDSGCCSVSDVDDARRVAQQLGIDHHVFNFGDEFDEFVVEPYVADHVAGRTPNPCVECNRHIKFDKLLRRADALGFDLVATGHHARRVQRGDHFRIARGADDRKDQSYVLYPLVGSALARTIFPLGEMTKPQVRALAEELGLRTAAKPDSQDVCFIAKSTGGRSVFLGERIPMRSATVVDTSGQRVGELDSIELVTIGQRRGLDVGGPGGRRYVLDVDTAAQVVTVGGLEDLLSDRVELAEVVYADASSAGDALVGRAVGVQCSAHGREAPAVVAASGPAASLTIGWNEPQRRVAPGQSVVLYDGAEVIAGGVVAR
- a CDS encoding aminotransferase class V-fold PLP-dependent enzyme, with product MNAPEVYLDHAASTPMRSVASRLMSDPDGIAAANASGTHRAARRARAAVDDARELLAGVLGADPGDVVFTSGGTESDNLAVFGRVAAVPGLALCSAVEHPAVLEAVRRVGGQTLAVSADGRLDLDALEARLTEASRAGERVSLVSIMAVNNEVGALQPVGEAMEIVRRLAPGAAVHTDAVQGLMWLDLREIGRSIDLLSVSAHKFGGPQGVGALVVRRGTSLVAQHIGGGQEREWRSGTHNVAGIAAMAAAAAEADAQRDAEVERLRALRDRLVERVVAGLGAAGGEAAGDGAGEAAGDGAGVSWTGARIDPAHLAAGFAHFCFDGVESEALLFLLDAAGVAASAASACASGAQHPSHVLEAMGIGRDSARGSLRLSLGHTTTDSEVDLAADAVIDSVRRLRSHRH
- a CDS encoding class I SAM-dependent methyltransferase; amino-acid sequence: MDVTHDAAMSPPDPTRYGRSFADVYDDWYHELPTDDLVGFIRSRVPAPAAVLELGVGTGRVALALASAGYEVTGMDSSEQMLERLALNDPQGRVRPLLADAADPNAHPRADVVVAALNMIFNLTTRVAQTNCLRGCAKAIGSDGILVTETIVAARLTERRTELVTRSVEPGRVVLIATDARPETRPGAGAAGEADLGAALVHGSHLEFTDGGVALRPWTVRTISPAHLDELATTAGLELVERFEDFAENPFDDGSRSQVSVYRRAR
- a CDS encoding SRPBCC family protein yields the protein MPADRFTVSQLVRAPADVVWDDLAHIDRHVDWMYDAADITFHGEQRRGVGTTFDCLTVVGPLRTVDRMEITSWVEGAQIGVRHVGLVTGEGVISVIDAGPSHCVVSWTERLRFPWFVGGPVATFAARPVMVAIWRSSLRKLAARWPSALPDGEQ
- a CDS encoding rhomboid family intramembrane serine protease, producing the protein MSSPPPFPPGPPSSAGFGGGVPATDRVCYRHHDRRAGVSCQRCNRPICPSCMVSASVGFHCPDCAKAGAAGSRTISARDLTPTSYLTLTLVAVNIAIFFIDRAGIGVNSRALSQEWVLYEPFVARGQWWRLVMSGFLHANLMHLAFNMFALYSIGTFLEKVVGPLRYGLIYAVSLIGGSLGVMLLSDAAPTVGASGAIFGIFGAFAVLSLSRGISPMASGIGSTILLNLFITFTVPGISIGGHVGGLLAGAACGAMLFGVNPDQARDRRARQQRVGNDWAVLGSMAALGAVCFVASLLLAVG
- a CDS encoding enoyl-CoA hydratase-related protein, with protein sequence MPDPTSPLVALSIDSDAIATITLQHGKVNALSVEVLEELKAHAATIASSGARAVIVTGGPKLFAAGADITQFVQDDDASQTSVAGPERVREIGGAFLAALNAIAALPQPTIAEISGFALGGGCELALACDFRIASTRARFGQPEILLGIIPGGGGTQRLARLVGPSIAKDLVFTGRQVDAAEAYRIGLANEVVEPEELAGRTRELAGQLAAGAPNALAIAKRAIDTGLDGTLEAGLELEQDAFVEVFATPDAAVGVTSFLATGPGHADFGEIDRNA